A stretch of Streptomyces sp. NBC_00250 DNA encodes these proteins:
- a CDS encoding MFS transporter encodes MINSRAEGAGLRPPLVTRPLLLRFVSVIGASTSFYLLLSVVPLYAEVCGGGYAAGLATGALMLATVGGGLATPRFVARFGYRLALVAGLVLLGTPTLVLTASGSTVWITAVCVVRGLGFAFTVVAGGALTASLIPPERRGEGLALVGIVSGVPSLVALPLGVWLVGHVGYVPVCIAGAVAALAAVVSVPGLPDREPTSGRSIGVLAGFRTAALLRPAVVFSATALAAGITVTFLPLAVPSASTGVVAMALFVQSAASTAARWVAGRHGDRHGPASLVLPGLVVSAAGTLLTSLTHSPVAVVVGVALFGVGFGVTQNATLTLMYARVPASGYGTVSALWNFAYDAGMGVGAVGFGVLAGQTGYPLAFTLTAALMLTALAPAWRDRLANGSRR; translated from the coding sequence ATGATCAACTCTCGAGCTGAGGGCGCCGGTTTGCGGCCGCCGCTGGTGACGCGGCCCCTGCTGCTGCGTTTCGTCTCGGTCATCGGTGCCTCGACGAGCTTCTACCTGCTGTTGTCGGTCGTCCCCCTCTATGCCGAGGTGTGCGGAGGCGGTTATGCCGCGGGACTGGCCACGGGTGCGCTGATGCTGGCGACGGTCGGAGGCGGGCTGGCCACTCCCCGGTTCGTTGCCCGCTTCGGTTACCGCCTGGCGCTGGTGGCAGGGCTGGTCCTGCTCGGCACGCCCACGCTGGTGCTGACCGCTTCCGGGAGCACGGTTTGGATCACGGCGGTCTGTGTCGTGCGGGGTCTGGGCTTCGCGTTCACGGTCGTCGCGGGTGGCGCTTTGACGGCGTCGCTGATCCCGCCCGAGCGCCGTGGTGAGGGGCTGGCACTGGTTGGCATCGTGTCCGGGGTTCCGTCGCTGGTGGCCCTGCCGCTGGGGGTGTGGCTGGTAGGGCACGTGGGGTACGTACCGGTCTGCATTGCCGGCGCAGTGGCCGCGCTGGCCGCTGTCGTCTCGGTGCCGGGCCTGCCGGACCGCGAGCCGACCTCGGGACGGTCGATCGGGGTGCTGGCCGGGTTCCGGACGGCCGCTCTTCTGCGGCCCGCCGTCGTCTTCTCGGCTACTGCGCTCGCTGCCGGAATCACCGTCACCTTCCTCCCCCTTGCCGTCCCGTCGGCTTCTACCGGAGTCGTCGCCATGGCCCTGTTCGTCCAGTCCGCGGCATCAACCGCGGCCCGCTGGGTCGCGGGCCGACACGGCGACCGGCACGGACCGGCCTCACTCGTCCTGCCCGGCCTTGTTGTCTCCGCCGCAGGGACGCTGCTCACCTCTCTGACCCACAGCCCGGTCGCCGTTGTCGTCGGCGTGGCCCTGTTCGGGGTCGGTTTCGGAGTCACCCAGAACGCCACGCTGACGCTGATGTACGCGCGTGTCCCCGCGTCTGGCTACGGCACCGTCAGCGCCCTGTGGAACTTCGCCTACGACGCGGGCATGGGCGTCGGCGCCGTCGGGTTCGGGGTGCTCGCAGGCCAGACCGGCTACCCATTGGCTTTCACCCTCACCGCCGCGCTGATGCTCACTGCCCTTGCCCCGGCCTGGCGCGACCGCCTGGCCAACGGCTCCCGTCGATGA
- a CDS encoding ketopantoate reductase family protein, with the protein MTTNTVTVAILGPGGVGGLIGALLARDGHRVVCLAGEETTAVLRREGLRVQSTQYGDFTTPVEADTLLREPVDVTFVTVKQTALPAALDRVPPQVLGDGIVVPLLNGLDHLAALRRHYPAGQVVAGTIRVEATRTSPGRIAHTSPFTALELAAPLADLASHLRHAGLDVTLRTDESTMLWDKLSFLAPFALLTTRYQSAVGAIRDERRSELLAVLDEITAVARAAGTPVTAEAVLSFFDRAPEMMKSSMQRDAENGHPIELDAIGGAVLRAAATHRIETPITARLVAELVPTASQ; encoded by the coding sequence ATGACCACGAACACCGTGACGGTGGCCATCCTCGGGCCGGGCGGTGTCGGTGGCCTGATCGGCGCGCTGCTCGCCCGCGACGGACACCGCGTCGTCTGCCTGGCCGGCGAGGAGACCACCGCCGTGCTGCGCCGCGAGGGCCTGCGAGTGCAGAGCACGCAGTACGGCGACTTCACCACTCCGGTCGAAGCTGACACCTTGCTGCGCGAACCGGTCGACGTCACCTTCGTGACCGTCAAGCAGACCGCCCTGCCCGCCGCCCTCGACCGTGTTCCGCCGCAGGTCCTCGGCGACGGTATCGTCGTACCCCTGCTCAACGGACTCGACCACCTCGCAGCACTGCGCCGACACTATCCGGCCGGCCAAGTCGTGGCCGGAACCATCAGGGTCGAGGCCACCCGCACCTCGCCCGGACGCATCGCGCACACCAGCCCCTTCACCGCCCTCGAACTGGCCGCCCCGCTCGCCGACCTCGCATCCCACCTTCGGCACGCCGGCCTCGACGTGACCCTGCGCACCGACGAGAGCACGATGCTCTGGGACAAACTCTCCTTCCTCGCCCCGTTCGCCCTGCTGACCACGCGCTACCAGTCCGCTGTGGGCGCCATCCGCGACGAGCGGCGGTCCGAACTGCTTGCCGTACTCGACGAAATCACTGCCGTGGCCCGCGCCGCGGGCACACCGGTGACCGCCGAGGCCGTGCTCTCCTTCTTCGACCGGGCCCCCGAGATGATGAAGTCCTCGATGCAGCGCGACGCGGAGAACGGCCACCCGATCGAGCTCGACGCCATCGGCGGGGCTGTCCTACGGGCCGCGGCCACTCACAGGATCGAGACCCCGATTACCGCACGTCTCGTCGCAGAGCTGGTTCCCACAGCAAGTCAGTAG
- a CDS encoding RidA family protein yields the protein MMQHFVRPDGTPPVNGYSHAVAFTGPMVAVSGQVPVDAHGRVVGAGDTAAQVRQVFANLVTALEAAGAAMDYVVKLTVFLTNLADLDTFRQVRDEYLDTARPPACSLVKVAGLVHPAFRVEIDALAVLPAGA from the coding sequence ATGATGCAGCACTTCGTCCGACCCGACGGCACCCCTCCGGTCAACGGCTACAGCCATGCCGTGGCGTTCACGGGGCCGATGGTCGCCGTCTCCGGACAGGTCCCGGTGGACGCCCACGGGCGGGTGGTGGGCGCGGGGGATACCGCGGCCCAGGTACGCCAGGTCTTCGCGAACCTGGTCACCGCGTTGGAGGCGGCGGGTGCCGCCATGGATTACGTGGTCAAACTGACGGTATTTCTGACCAACCTGGCCGATCTGGACACCTTCCGCCAGGTGCGCGACGAGTACCTGGACACGGCCCGCCCGCCAGCCTGCTCACTCGTCAAGGTCGCCGGGCTGGTCCATCCCGCGTTCCGGGTCGAGATCGACGCACTCGCAGTGCTACCCGCTGGGGCGTGA
- a CDS encoding transposase, with amino-acid sequence MLLYAPAHVDFNSTVASCDCLAHVYGNAADHPDRVRRYPSDMTDAERAQVKPLLPVPAWLEGQGGQPEGYCHRQMLDVIHYLVAGGTSWRAMPADFPVWDQVYAFFRRWRQAGLIAEFHDRLRGMVREREGRETEPTAGIIDAQSVRAAASVPAASRGTTAARKYRAASDTSSPTA; translated from the coding sequence TTGTTGTTGTACGCGCCCGCGCACGTCGACTTCAACTCGACCGTCGCGTCATGTGATTGCCTCGCGCACGTGTACGGGAACGCGGCCGATCATCCGGACCGGGTACGCCGGTATCCGTCGGACATGACGGACGCGGAGCGGGCGCAGGTGAAGCCCCTCTTGCCGGTGCCGGCCTGGCTGGAGGGCCAGGGCGGGCAGCCCGAGGGCTACTGCCACCGTCAGATGCTGGACGTGATCCACTACCTGGTCGCGGGAGGTACCTCCTGGCGGGCGATGCCCGCGGACTTCCCCGTTTGGGACCAGGTCTACGCCTTCTTCCGCCGCTGGCGGCAGGCAGGACTGATCGCGGAGTTCCACGACCGTCTGCGCGGGATGGTCCGCGAACGCGAAGGACGCGAGACGGAACCGACGGCGGGGATCATCGACGCTCAGTCGGTACGGGCTGCCGCGTCGGTGCCGGCCGCCTCACGCGGAACGACGGCGGCAAGAAAGTACCGGGCCGCAAGCGACACATCGTCACCGACTGCCTAG